The proteins below come from a single Chryseobacterium capnotolerans genomic window:
- the fdhD gene encoding formate dehydrogenase accessory sulfurtransferase FdhD, with amino-acid sequence MKTNTLENKSVQKIEIIKVKENKSFPYSDDLSVEEPLEIRISYGPKDQRITKNISVTMRTPGNDAELAAGFLFTEGIISGSHQIQNIDHPQAECSRNRENIIEVELTEDFTPHLQNADRNFYTTSSCGVCGKGSIESIKTVSTFQDIKREERILLFDVLYQLSDNLQSFQNNFSATGGIHASGVFDVDGQLLALREDVGRHNALDKLIGHALFTGQLPLKDKILVLSGRASFELIQKAAMAGITVVAAIGAPSSLAVDVAKEFNMTLLGFLRDNRFNIYNESSFHKIIEK; translated from the coding sequence ATGAAAACCAATACATTAGAAAATAAATCTGTACAGAAGATAGAGATTATCAAAGTAAAAGAAAACAAGAGTTTTCCTTATTCTGATGATCTTTCTGTAGAAGAACCTCTGGAAATCCGGATTTCCTATGGTCCAAAAGACCAAAGGATTACTAAAAACATATCCGTAACCATGAGAACGCCCGGCAATGATGCAGAATTGGCAGCCGGTTTTCTATTCACAGAAGGAATTATTTCAGGCTCCCATCAGATTCAGAATATAGATCATCCACAGGCAGAATGTTCCAGAAACCGGGAAAATATCATTGAAGTGGAATTGACTGAAGATTTTACTCCCCATCTTCAAAATGCTGACAGAAATTTTTATACTACATCCAGTTGTGGAGTATGTGGAAAAGGTTCTATAGAATCTATAAAAACCGTAAGTACTTTTCAGGATATCAAACGTGAAGAACGTATCTTATTATTTGATGTTTTGTATCAGTTATCTGATAATCTGCAGTCTTTTCAGAATAATTTCAGTGCCACAGGAGGAATTCATGCCTCAGGAGTTTTCGATGTTGATGGACAGCTGCTGGCTTTACGGGAAGATGTAGGAAGACACAATGCACTAGATAAACTGATTGGCCATGCATTATTCACAGGACAGCTTCCTCTGAAAGATAAGATTTTAGTACTTAGTGGCAGGGCTAGTTTTGAACTTATTCAGAAGGCGGCTATGGCAGGAATTACTGTAGTGGCAGCAATCGGAGCCCCATCCAGCCTTGCAGTAGATGTAGCAAAAGAGTTTAATATGACGCTGTTAGGATTTCTTAGAGATAACAGATTTAATATTTATAACGAAAGTAGCTTTCACAAAATCATTGAAAAGTAA
- a CDS encoding molybdenum cofactor biosynthesis protein MoaE has translation MIDIKITEDILNITECLTLAQDLSSGGVSTFIGTVRNVTKNKPVSRLEYECYQPMAVKEIKKIIDQAIELFGVRNIVVHHRIGILFPGDAAVIIVVSDGHRDAVFDACRYIIDTIKKTVPIWKKEIFEDGEEWVSAHP, from the coding sequence ATGATTGATATCAAAATCACAGAAGATATATTAAACATAACCGAATGCCTAACCTTGGCTCAGGATCTGAGCAGTGGCGGTGTTTCAACATTTATAGGAACTGTTCGCAACGTTACTAAAAATAAACCTGTTAGCCGTTTGGAATACGAATGCTATCAACCTATGGCGGTAAAAGAAATCAAGAAAATTATAGATCAGGCTATAGAATTGTTTGGTGTACGGAATATTGTGGTTCATCATCGTATTGGAATATTGTTTCCAGGTGATGCCGCAGTAATCATTGTGGTAAGTGACGGACATCGGGATGCTGTTTTTGATGCTTGCCGTTATATTATTGATACCATAAAGAAAACCGTTCCTATATGGAAAAAAGAGATTTTTGAAGATGGAGAAGAATGGGTTTCAGCACACCCATAA
- a CDS encoding MoaD/ThiS family protein, whose amino-acid sequence MEVQDDLNVRQLKEKLEEDFPQLIKLKSYFIAVNEEYAEDDQIIVNTDEIAIIPPVSGG is encoded by the coding sequence TTGGAAGTTCAAGACGATTTGAACGTCAGACAATTAAAAGAAAAATTGGAAGAAGACTTCCCTCAACTCATAAAGTTGAAATCCTATTTCATTGCAGTCAATGAAGAATATGCTGAAGACGATCAGATCATTGTAAACACAGATGAAATAGCCATCATTCCTCCTGTAAGTGGCGGATAA
- a CDS encoding sulfite exporter TauE/SafE family protein, with protein MGHWEIFLLFLIIAFVYSSVGFGGGSSYLAVLAMYSLPYQEIRLTALICNVIVVVGGVYIYVKNKQINWRKVLPITLVSVPMAYLGAILKISQETFFMILGITLIIAAVLLWVKTEAKNEEKISYESKTTIVGNSFLGGGIGFLSGLVGIGGGIFLSPLLNLMKWDTPRKIAATSSVFILVNSVSGIFGQLSKLSVEIDYFRILSLCLAVLIGGQIGSRMSLKWNPLVIKRMTAILVLVAGINVLMKYW; from the coding sequence ATGGGCCATTGGGAGATTTTTCTGCTGTTTTTGATCATTGCATTTGTATACTCATCCGTAGGATTTGGCGGTGGTTCAAGTTATCTGGCTGTATTGGCCATGTATAGCCTGCCTTATCAGGAAATCCGTTTAACAGCATTAATCTGTAACGTTATTGTTGTAGTGGGAGGTGTATATATTTATGTTAAAAATAAACAGATCAATTGGAGAAAAGTGCTGCCCATAACGCTGGTAAGTGTTCCCATGGCTTATTTGGGAGCCATACTGAAAATAAGTCAGGAAACTTTTTTTATGATCTTAGGAATTACTCTTATTATAGCGGCTGTCTTGTTATGGGTTAAAACGGAAGCTAAAAATGAAGAAAAGATCTCGTATGAATCAAAAACTACAATTGTGGGAAACAGTTTTTTAGGAGGTGGAATTGGCTTTTTATCCGGATTGGTAGGAATTGGAGGCGGAATTTTTCTTTCCCCTTTATTGAATCTGATGAAATGGGACACACCAAGAAAAATAGCTGCTACCTCCAGTGTATTTATATTGGTGAATTCTGTATCAGGTATTTTCGGACAATTATCGAAACTGTCTGTGGAGATAGATTATTTCAGGATTTTAAGCTTATGCCTGGCAGTTTTGATAGGGGGCCAGATAGGTTCCAGAATGTCCCTGAAATGGAATCCTTTGGTGATAAAAAGAATGACTGCAATCTTGGTTTTGGTGGCAGGAATAAATGTTCTCATGAAATATTGGTAA